A stretch of Gasterosteus aculeatus chromosome 4, fGasAcu3.hap1.1, whole genome shotgun sequence DNA encodes these proteins:
- the ints6l gene encoding integrator complex subunit 6: protein MPILLFLLDTSASMNQRTYLGTTYLDVAKGAVEVFMKLRARDPASRGDRYMLVTFDDPPYGVKAGWKENHATFMCELKNLQASGLTTLGHALRTAFDLLNLNRLVSGIDNYGQGRNPFFLEPSVIITITDGNKLTHSSGVPDELHLPLNSPLAGSELTKEPFRWDQRLFALVLRLPGAASPDTEQLGSVPTDESAITQMCEVTGGRSYCVRTQRMLNQCLESLVQKVQSGVVINFEKTGPDPPVVGDDNPVEGSRPVSSFSAQPWHSCHKLIYVRPNPKTGVPVGHWPIPESFWPDQNAPSLPPRSAHPVVRFSCVDCEPMVIDKLPFDKYELEPSPLTQYILERKSPHMCWQVFVNSSGKQNDLGQPFGYLKASTTLTCVNLFVMPYNYPAILPLLDDLFKVHKLKPNLKWRQAFEMYLKAMPPYFFLPLKKALRMMGAPNLIADTMDCGLSYSVISHLKKLSQQAKMESDRLIVSVGKKAPQEPGIKVKNHTVSLSLAHRRDCKQLLQGITGEGPLRLMDMNFKEFAGFQIALLNKDLKPQAYRNAYDIPRRNLLDQVTRMRSNLLRTSQKLIRGQDEDYLHSIPVAQMGNYQEYLKMMASPLREIDSDQPKRLHTFGNPFKQDKKGMMIDEADEFVAGPQNKKRGNSNDANSSTTMKRRRSMSPFLRRPQTPPASTNHVVAGKSPVGVQPPPGLLKPIPQHKGVDGNDVAPSEGTESNGDGALEPEFGDIWPAEMDTVADSPPPPSSEEKAGLAAADPGEGVYVTEVAVVDNGIEERTPEEEEEEEQRNCDRMSPQSQLEDSDADPAPLETIFIAPLDGSHAELRSQVIKEVRKPGRNYETILSLLQQVKGPVDVQRYFIHHAIKEAVRFKKRVLIQQLETSLAEFEAKQTTSSQLPNDHGS, encoded by the exons atgcctATTTTACTTTTCCTGTTAGACACGTCCGCCTCTATGAATCAGCGCACTTATTTGGGTACGACGTATCTGGACGTTGCTAAAGGCGCGGTTGAGGTCTTTATGAAG CTGCGTGCCCGAGACCCGGCTAGTAGAGGCGACAGGTACATGCTAGTTACATTCGATGATCCACCATACGGAGTGAAG gccgGCTGGAAGGAGAACCACGCCACCTTCATGTGCGAGCTGAAGAACCTGCAGGCGTCTGGGCTGACCACGTTAGGCCACGCTCTCCGCACCGCCTTCGACCTGCTCAACCTCAACCGCCTCGTCTCCGGCATCGACAACTACGGACAG GGCCGTAACCCCTTCTTCTTGGAGCCGTCTGTGATCATCACTATCACTGATGGGAACAAGCTCACCCACAGCTCCGGCGTGCCAGACGAG CTGCACCTCCCTCTGAACTCTCCATTGGCTGGCAGTGAGCTGACCAAGGAGCCCTTTCGCTGGGACCAGCGTCTGTTTGCGTTGGTGCTGAGGCTGCCGGGAGCAGCCTCGCCGGACACCGAGCAGCTGGGTAGCGTCCCCACAGACGAGTCCGCCATCACCCAGATGTGCGAAGTCACCGGAG GACGGTCGTACTGCGTGCGAACACAGAGGATGTTGAACCAGTGTCTGGAGTCTCTGGTGCAAAAGGTTCAAAGTGGTGTTGTCATTAATTTTGAGAAGACGGGGCCCGATCCGCCTGTGGTGGGGGACG aCAACCCGGTAGAGGGCAGTCGTCCCGTGTCGTCATTCAGCGCCCAGCCGTGGCACAGTTGCCACAAACTCATCTACGTCCGACCAAACCCGAAGACGGGGGTCCCGGTTGGGCATTGGCCCATTCCTGAGTCCTTCTGGCCAGACCAGAATGCTCCAAGTCTG CCGCCTCGCTCTGCACATCCCGTGGTGCGTTTCTCCTGCGTGGACTGTGAGCCCATGGTGATTGACAAGCTTCCCTTTGACAAGTATGAGCTGGAGCCATCTCCACTCACCCAGTACATCTTGGAAAGGAAGTCTCCACACATGTGCTGGCAG GTGTTTGTTAACAGCAGCGGCAAGCAAAATGACCTGGGACAGCCATTCGGCTACCTTAAAGCCAGCACCACGCTGACCTGTGTCAACCTGTTCGTCATGCCTTACAACTACCCAGCAATCCTTCCCCTCCTCG ATGATCTGTTCAAAGTACACAAACTAAAACCAAACCTTAAGTGGCGCCAGGCCTTTGAGATGTACCTGAAGGCAATGCCTCCGTACTTCTTCTTG CCCCTAAAAAAGGCCTTGAGGATGATGGGTGCGCCCAATCTTATTGCAGACACCATGGACTGTGGCCTGAGCTACAGCGTCATCTCTCACCTGAAGAAGCTCAGCCAGCAG GCAAAGATGGAATCCGATCGTCTCATCGTGTCCGTGGGGAAGAAGGCTCCGCAGGAGCCTGGCATTAAGGTGAAGAACcacaccgtctctctctctttggcccACCGGCGGGACTgcaagcagctgctgcaggggaTCACCGGGGAGGGGCCCCTTCGCCTGATGGACATGAACTTCAAAGAGTTTGCAGGCTTCCAGATTGCCCTGCTCAACAAG GACCTGAAGCCTCAAGCTTATCGAAATGCCTACGACATCCCAAGGCGGAACCTCCTGGATCAAGTCACCCGGATGCGCTCCAATTTGCTGCGGACATCGCAAAAACTGATCCGAGGGCAAGACGAAG ACTATCTGCACAGCATCCCAGTGGCTCAGATGGGAAACTATCAGGAATACCTCAAAATGATGGCGTCTCCTCTGAGAGAGATCGACTCTGACCAACCTAAGCGCCTGCACACGTTTGGAAATCCTTTCAAGCAGGATAAGAAG GGGATGATGATCGATGAGGCGGATGAGTTCGTAGCTGGCCctcaaaacaagaaaagaggaaattcCAACGACGCCAACTCCAGTACTACTATGAAGAGAAGGCGGAGCATGTCCCCATTTCTGCGGCGGCCACAGACTCCCCCTGCAAGCACCAACCACGTGGTGGCAGGAAAGAGTCCGGTAGGGGTTCAGCCACCGCCGGGCCTCCTCAAACCCATCCCACAGCACAAAG GAGTGGATGGCAACGACGTGGCGCCCAGTGAAGGCACTGAGAGTAACGGGGACGGGGCTCTGGAGCCGGAGTTTGGGGACATCTGGCCCGCTGAGATGGACACTGTAGCAGACAGTCCACCTCCACCGAGCTCAGAGGAGAAGGCCGGGCTGGCAGCGGCAGACCCGGGAGAGGGCGTCTACGTGACGGAGGTGGCCGTGGTGGACAACGGTATAGAGGAGCGgacgccggaggaggaggaggaggaggagcaacgcAACTGTGACCGGATGAGTCCACAGAGCCAGCTGGAGGACTCTGACGCTGACCCTGCACCGCTTGAGACCATATTCATAGCCCCGCTGGATGGGAGCCACGCAGAGCTGAGGAGTCAGGTCATCAAGGAGGTCCGCAAACCTGGGCGAA ACTATGAGACAATACTCAGTCTCCTTCAGCAGGTCAAAGGTCCAGTTGATGTTCAAAGGTACTTCATCCATCATGCAATCAAAGAGGCTGTCAG GTTCAAGAAGCGAGTGCTGATCCAGCAGCTGGAGACGTCCCTCGCCGAGTTCGAGGCGAAGCAAACAACATCCTCACAGCTTCCAAATGACCACGGAAGTTAA
- the mmgt1 gene encoding ER membrane protein complex subunit 5 yields the protein MASSFWKGVVGVGLFALAHAAFSAAQHRAYMRLTEKENETLPIDIVLQTLLSFVMTCYGIAHIAGEFKDMDASSELKNKTFDTLRNHPSFYLFNHRGRMLFRSPEEEPSSVRNQQGLPDPIRLRKLEHLH from the exons ATGGCCTCGTCGTTTTGGAAAGGTGTTGTCGGCGTCGGACTTTTTGCCTTAGCTCACGCAGCTTTCTCAGCAGCACAGC ATCGAGCATACATGCGACTCACAGAGAAGGAGAACGAGACACTACCTATTGAT ATTGTACTACAGACCCTGTTGTCCTTTGTGATGACCTGTTACGGTATCGCTCACATCGCTGGAGAGTTCAAAGACATGGACGCCTCCTCAGAGCTCAAGAACAA AACATTCGATACGCTGAGGAACCACCCGTCCTTTTACCTTTTCAATCACCGGGGCCGGATGCTATTCCGCTCGCCGGAGGAGGAGCCGTCTTCCGTACGCAATCAGCAAGGTCTTCCCGACCCCATTCGGCTACGCAAGCTGGAGCATTTGCACTGA